A single window of Paenibacillus sp. FSL H8-0537 DNA harbors:
- a CDS encoding SpvB/TcaC N-terminal domain-containing protein has product MKKEIENSQQSSQFLKADGGKTKSNAIEIPSIALPKGGGAIKGIDEKFSVNAVNGTTSFSIPLPFSPARGGASPALNLTYDSGAGNGIFGIGWTLSLPAIKRKTDKGLPRYLDEADSDTFLFSESEDLVPEFAKEADGHFHTDDGGNYIIKEMDSPDGLFTIKFYKPRIEGLFARMEMWTGKTSQEIKWRVITKENVTTLFGWSASSRITDPKAAEKIFEWLPEFVFDDKGNCAHYIYKQEDAKGFDASLLHNRNRTENGKIAYTNLYLEKVLYGNKVPYKTFNDAYPNETEYLFRTVFDYGEYDASAPFAINKDWDFRIDAFSEYKSGFEIRTTRLCKRVLLFHYFTELPGGSALVKTLNFGYSTASEADFSFLSSITAYGYIKKPDGTYTDKNLPPAEFEYQKHDWSKDVKAISSDSLIHAPVGLNEPLYQFADLFNEGLSGILTEQNEGWFYKRNLGGGSFEQATLISPKPSFAGVGSQLQLMDLDADGSKQLVNMSNEPTGYFELGEQEEWQPFRTFDSLPNINMGDSNARMIDLNGDGKPEILMTEDQVFIWYESAGRKGFESYHKTFKSLDEETGPNVVFADPKQTIFLADMSGDGLTDIVRIRNGEICYWPNLGYGRFGAKVGMDHAPVFDHPDAFNPSYLRLADIDGSGTTDIIYIGKNKFTCWVNLSGNAFNATPFEIDPFPEIHHQAQITAADLLGNGVACIIWSSPLTKDAQTPLKYIDLMNSKKPHLMVSYKNNLGKEVSLEYTPSTKFYMEDKLAGRPWITKLHFPVHCISKTETRDRITGCRFVSSYRYRHGYYDHAEREFRGFGMVEQTDTEDFEHWIQANASNIVDKTVHQEPVITRSWFHTGAFLSRENILNSFAQEYWFAEMGRQGLAVVNDESPLPDGRIIAAPGLDPSTINRLSAQEWREALRTCKGMGLRSETFAHDDSLALFSAAAHNWVIELLQPQGQNKHAIFIVKESEAISYSYERNTGDPRIAHTLNIKMDEYGNVLESASVVYPRIQVDLSLPIETREDQNKIRITYTQNSFTNDIDAAASYRLRLPSETMTYELKGVAKNSRLYTINDFESILTAAVEADYHQVDKNPAPGTPQKRLIEHIRSIYRSDNLKDALPLYQLASLGLPFESYQLAYTPALVDHIFDTKVNETLMLEGKFTHRESDDNWWIRSGTTQFVGTGEATADARDRFYLPISYTDPYGAKTKVKYNSSYRLFIEETEDALGNKTKVELYNYRTLSPQRMKDPNNNISEAIQDELGLVKATAIYGKGNEADDLIGLNEFSSLSENTQVNDFFQAPASDILVAHGKTLLQHATARFVYDFDAYRNSGKPAAIASIVREEHYRKNKDSPVQISFEYSNGLGKVVMKKAQAEPGPAKQVMVGSDDTYTVADIDTAALNPKQLRWIGNGRTVLNNKGSAVKQYEPYFSLTHNYEDLKELVETGVTPIMYYDAPGRLIKTEKPDGTFSRTEFDSWKQLVYDQNDTILESLWYYKRANRLIDAELIAAGKNPEREKAAAEKAAKHAGTPNVQHFDTLGRPVLSVDHNKHVKAGEDEFYVTRVDLDIEGNLRKVTDARGNAVMQYNYDMLGNKVYQRSMDAGQLWLLMNIMGNPLRTWDESDHEFQYFYDILHRPVHSMVIGGDGDNPLNHIFERIFYGETEGSPELKNLRGQVIKHYDTGGIVVTPEYDFKGKPNYSTRKLFKNYKGVVNWTDANLVADLEAESFTFMTETDVLGRITKQTAPDGSIIIPVYNEAGLLNSESVTHADLAMTTTYIKDIAYNEKGQRNEIIYGNDVITRFYYDKETFRLKRLETKRTNNDPLQDWHYTYDPVGNITHIEDVNIPVVFFNNQKITGVSAYTYDALYRLASATGRENNAPLSFDSKDNWNDAAFMQQLNPGDPMAMRNYTQSYLYDAVGNILQTQHQAAGNNWTRDYNYQAANNRLISTQLGANTYSYTHHPRHGFITAMPHLEDMGWNFKEELVRTTRQRRTDGGTPETTYYQYDGQGQRIRKITENQADAGHTPSRKDERIYIAGYEFYKQYSGADAGLERTSLSLMDGQHRFVMIDTETKPKVVLDIPMGRTSPVQTVRYQLHNHLGSAALELDDKARVISYEEYHPYGTTAFQAINAAIKCAAKRYRYTGMERDEESGLEYHSARYYVSWLGRWCSADPEIIFTNHLQKKSNMNNSFQFVNARPLIAIDPDGRDAVIIAYPDFKPEITDGWRPLALGHAGILLIDNKTGTTKYYEYGRYDKEKIGLTKNVKVSNVVIENGKPTEASLQKVLGELSKKSGHDGKIVGAYIKSNKFDDMQKYAENKIKESTDPKRKEYSVLTNNCATFAKDVAREDNSVPDPTIINPSPNNIVDEFIEEGAQKVEFTPSASTTTKHKSAPAHQPVNKPSPAKQKNNSQHTPSHTDRKNNKLPPLNHRKHQEGKKKAAI; this is encoded by the coding sequence ATGAAAAAGGAAATAGAAAACTCACAACAATCTTCTCAATTCCTCAAAGCAGATGGAGGGAAAACGAAGTCCAATGCAATTGAAATTCCGTCCATAGCATTGCCAAAGGGTGGCGGCGCCATAAAAGGAATTGACGAGAAGTTTTCTGTTAATGCCGTTAATGGAACAACTTCATTTTCCATACCTCTTCCTTTCTCTCCAGCCAGGGGCGGCGCTTCACCTGCATTGAATTTGACTTATGATTCTGGCGCCGGAAATGGTATTTTCGGCATAGGTTGGACTTTGAGTCTGCCGGCCATTAAACGCAAAACCGACAAAGGACTCCCCAGGTATTTGGATGAAGCGGATTCGGATACGTTCCTTTTTTCCGAGTCTGAAGACCTTGTTCCGGAATTCGCCAAAGAAGCGGATGGCCATTTCCATACAGATGATGGTGGGAATTACATAATTAAAGAAATGGATTCCCCGGACGGATTGTTCACAATCAAGTTTTACAAACCTCGTATCGAAGGATTATTTGCCAGAATGGAGATGTGGACGGGGAAAACATCGCAGGAAATCAAATGGCGGGTCATTACGAAAGAGAACGTAACGACACTTTTTGGATGGAGCGCCTCATCAAGAATTACCGACCCCAAAGCAGCAGAAAAAATATTCGAATGGCTGCCTGAATTTGTCTTCGACGATAAAGGCAACTGCGCTCATTACATCTATAAGCAAGAAGACGCTAAAGGGTTTGACGCTTCGTTGCTGCACAACCGAAATCGCACGGAAAACGGAAAAATTGCCTATACCAATCTGTATCTGGAAAAGGTGCTGTACGGCAACAAAGTGCCATACAAAACGTTTAATGACGCCTATCCGAATGAAACGGAGTACCTGTTCCGAACCGTATTCGATTACGGGGAATACGACGCCAGCGCTCCATTTGCGATCAATAAGGATTGGGATTTTAGAATAGACGCTTTCTCAGAATACAAGTCAGGGTTTGAGATCAGAACCACAAGATTGTGCAAGCGGGTATTGCTGTTTCATTATTTTACTGAGCTTCCCGGCGGCTCGGCTTTAGTAAAAACCCTCAATTTTGGATACAGCACGGCAAGCGAAGCGGATTTTTCCTTCCTAAGCTCCATTACCGCTTATGGATACATCAAGAAGCCGGATGGAACCTATACGGATAAAAATTTGCCGCCTGCCGAGTTTGAATATCAGAAACACGATTGGAGCAAGGATGTTAAGGCCATTTCCTCGGATTCACTGATTCATGCGCCTGTGGGATTGAATGAACCACTCTATCAATTTGCGGATTTATTCAATGAAGGTCTCTCGGGCATCCTGACCGAACAAAACGAAGGCTGGTTTTATAAACGAAATTTGGGTGGCGGCAGCTTTGAACAGGCAACACTGATTTCGCCAAAACCCTCATTTGCAGGCGTTGGTTCACAGCTGCAGTTGATGGACCTGGATGCGGACGGAAGCAAACAACTTGTGAACATGAGCAACGAGCCGACAGGGTATTTTGAATTAGGCGAGCAGGAAGAGTGGCAGCCTTTCCGGACTTTCGACAGCTTGCCCAATATCAATATGGGAGATTCCAATGCCCGGATGATTGACCTCAATGGAGACGGCAAACCGGAGATTTTAATGACAGAGGATCAAGTATTTATCTGGTATGAATCGGCGGGCAGAAAGGGCTTTGAAAGCTACCATAAAACATTCAAGTCCCTTGATGAAGAGACGGGCCCTAACGTCGTCTTCGCCGACCCTAAACAAACCATTTTCCTGGCGGATATGTCAGGCGATGGTCTGACGGATATCGTCAGAATAAGAAACGGAGAAATCTGTTATTGGCCGAATCTAGGCTACGGAAGGTTTGGCGCTAAGGTGGGTATGGATCATGCCCCGGTTTTCGACCATCCCGATGCGTTCAACCCTTCATACTTGCGGCTGGCCGATATTGACGGCTCCGGTACGACCGATATTATTTATATTGGCAAAAACAAATTCACCTGTTGGGTGAATTTAAGCGGAAACGCATTCAACGCAACTCCATTCGAAATCGATCCCTTCCCTGAAATACATCATCAGGCCCAAATCACGGCAGCCGATTTGCTGGGCAATGGCGTTGCCTGTATTATCTGGTCAAGTCCTTTAACCAAGGATGCCCAGACACCTTTAAAATACATTGACCTGATGAACAGTAAAAAACCTCACCTCATGGTTTCCTACAAAAATAACCTCGGCAAAGAAGTTTCGCTGGAATATACTCCCTCCACCAAGTTCTACATGGAAGACAAGCTTGCCGGAAGGCCATGGATTACCAAGCTGCATTTCCCGGTACATTGCATTTCAAAAACCGAAACAAGAGATCGTATTACAGGCTGCCGATTCGTCAGCTCTTACCGATACCGTCACGGCTATTACGACCATGCCGAAAGGGAATTCAGGGGTTTTGGCATGGTGGAACAGACAGATACCGAAGATTTTGAACATTGGATACAAGCAAATGCAAGCAATATTGTGGACAAAACCGTGCATCAGGAACCGGTAATAACCAGAAGCTGGTTTCATACCGGAGCCTTTTTAAGCAGGGAAAATATTCTCAATTCGTTTGCTCAAGAATACTGGTTTGCAGAAATGGGAAGGCAGGGCCTTGCTGTTGTAAACGATGAATCGCCTTTGCCTGATGGGCGGATCATTGCCGCGCCAGGATTAGATCCATCTACTATTAACCGTCTCAGCGCCCAGGAATGGAGGGAAGCGTTACGTACCTGCAAAGGCATGGGCCTGCGTTCGGAAACGTTTGCTCATGATGATTCATTAGCTCTCTTTTCCGCAGCAGCGCATAATTGGGTTATCGAACTGCTGCAGCCGCAAGGGCAAAACAAGCACGCCATATTCATTGTTAAAGAAAGCGAGGCCATCTCCTACAGCTACGAACGGAACACAGGGGACCCGCGAATTGCCCATACCCTCAATATCAAAATGGATGAGTATGGAAATGTGTTAGAGTCGGCGTCGGTGGTTTATCCGAGAATACAAGTGGACCTTTCCCTGCCCATAGAAACTCGGGAGGATCAGAACAAAATACGAATAACCTATACGCAAAACAGCTTCACCAATGATATTGACGCTGCCGCTTCGTACAGACTGAGACTTCCCTCGGAAACGATGACTTATGAATTAAAGGGTGTTGCCAAAAACAGCCGCCTGTATACAATAAATGATTTTGAGAGCATCCTTACGGCTGCCGTCGAAGCGGATTATCATCAGGTTGATAAAAATCCCGCACCCGGGACTCCGCAGAAAAGATTAATTGAACACATACGCTCGATTTATCGCAGCGACAATCTAAAGGATGCTTTGCCGTTATATCAATTGGCATCATTGGGGCTTCCTTTCGAAAGCTATCAATTAGCCTACACTCCGGCACTAGTCGACCATATTTTTGACACAAAGGTTAATGAAACGCTGATGCTGGAAGGTAAATTCACACATAGGGAGAGTGACGACAACTGGTGGATTCGATCGGGAACCACCCAATTTGTCGGTACGGGGGAAGCCACAGCCGATGCCAGGGACCGTTTTTATCTCCCCATTTCCTATACCGATCCATACGGCGCCAAAACAAAGGTGAAATATAACAGCAGCTATCGCCTTTTCATTGAAGAAACCGAAGACGCATTAGGCAATAAAACCAAGGTTGAGCTTTATAATTACAGGACCCTTTCACCGCAGCGAATGAAAGACCCGAATAACAATATCTCCGAAGCTATTCAAGATGAATTGGGCTTGGTGAAGGCCACGGCGATATACGGCAAAGGCAATGAAGCCGATGATTTGATTGGTTTGAACGAGTTTTCTTCGTTGTCTGAAAATACACAGGTCAATGATTTTTTCCAAGCGCCGGCTTCCGATATATTGGTTGCGCATGGGAAAACCTTATTGCAGCATGCCACGGCAAGATTTGTCTATGACTTTGATGCCTATAGAAATTCAGGAAAGCCTGCGGCTATCGCCTCCATTGTAAGGGAAGAGCATTATCGGAAAAACAAGGATTCGCCTGTTCAGATCAGTTTTGAATATTCCAATGGTCTTGGGAAAGTGGTGATGAAAAAGGCGCAGGCCGAGCCTGGGCCGGCCAAGCAGGTGATGGTGGGTTCCGATGATACTTACACTGTCGCCGATATCGATACCGCCGCGCTTAACCCCAAGCAGCTGCGCTGGATCGGCAACGGCAGAACCGTGCTCAACAACAAAGGCAGCGCCGTAAAACAATACGAGCCGTACTTTTCGTTAACGCACAACTACGAAGATTTGAAGGAATTGGTGGAAACCGGGGTTACGCCCATCATGTATTACGACGCGCCGGGACGGCTGATCAAAACCGAAAAGCCCGATGGCACGTTTTCGCGCACGGAATTTGATTCATGGAAACAACTGGTGTACGACCAAAATGATACGATTTTGGAATCTTTATGGTATTACAAACGCGCCAACCGGCTGATCGATGCCGAGCTCATTGCAGCAGGCAAAAACCCGGAGAGGGAAAAGGCGGCTGCCGAAAAAGCGGCCAAACATGCGGGAACCCCCAATGTCCAGCACTTTGATACGTTAGGCAGGCCAGTATTGTCGGTTGACCATAATAAACATGTGAAAGCCGGCGAGGATGAATTTTACGTAACCAGAGTCGATCTCGATATCGAAGGCAATCTGCGTAAGGTTACCGATGCCCGCGGCAATGCAGTGATGCAGTACAACTATGATATGCTGGGCAACAAAGTCTATCAGCGCAGCATGGATGCCGGCCAGCTGTGGCTGCTGATGAATATTATGGGCAACCCGCTGCGCACATGGGATGAGAGCGATCACGAATTCCAATATTTTTACGATATCCTGCATCGGCCTGTCCACAGCATGGTCATAGGCGGTGATGGCGATAACCCTCTTAACCATATTTTTGAGAGGATATTTTATGGAGAAACAGAGGGCAGCCCTGAACTGAAAAACCTCAGGGGGCAGGTAATCAAGCATTATGACACTGGCGGAATAGTGGTAACGCCTGAATATGACTTCAAAGGAAAACCGAATTATTCCACCCGCAAGCTATTCAAAAATTACAAAGGCGTTGTCAACTGGACAGACGCTAACTTAGTAGCAGATCTTGAAGCCGAGAGCTTTACCTTTATGACGGAAACAGACGTCCTTGGAAGAATCACAAAACAAACCGCGCCAGATGGCAGCATCATCATTCCCGTTTATAACGAAGCTGGTTTGCTGAACAGTGAAAGCGTTACCCATGCTGACCTTGCTATGACTACAACCTATATAAAAGACATTGCCTACAATGAAAAGGGCCAGCGCAATGAAATCATCTACGGGAATGATGTCATTACCCGATTTTATTATGACAAGGAAACCTTCAGGCTTAAGCGTTTAGAAACTAAACGGACGAACAACGACCCGCTTCAGGATTGGCATTACACCTATGATCCGGTAGGCAATATCACCCATATCGAAGACGTGAACATTCCTGTCGTTTTTTTTAATAACCAAAAGATTACCGGAGTTTCCGCCTATACCTACGATGCTCTTTATCGTCTGGCGAGCGCCACCGGTAGGGAGAACAATGCGCCGCTGTCTTTTGACAGCAAAGACAACTGGAACGATGCTGCTTTCATGCAGCAATTAAACCCCGGCGATCCGATGGCTATGCGGAATTACACACAAAGCTACCTCTATGACGCAGTCGGAAACATTTTGCAAACGCAGCATCAAGCTGCTGGAAACAACTGGACAAGGGATTATAACTATCAGGCTGCGAATAATCGTCTGATCAGCACGCAATTAGGCGCGAACACTTACAGCTACACGCACCATCCGCGCCATGGCTTTATAACCGCCATGCCCCATTTGGAAGATATGGGATGGAACTTTAAAGAAGAGCTTGTAAGAACGACAAGGCAGCGGCGCACTGACGGCGGCACGCCGGAAACGACCTATTACCAATATGATGGGCAAGGGCAGCGGATAAGAAAAATTACCGAGAATCAGGCCGATGCAGGTCATACACCTAGCCGAAAAGACGAACGGATTTATATCGCGGGCTATGAGTTTTATAAACAGTACAGCGGCGCGGACGCAGGGTTGGAACGGACCAGCCTGAGCCTGATGGATGGGCAGCACCGTTTCGTCATGATCGATACTGAAACCAAGCCCAAGGTGGTATTGGACATACCGATGGGACGAACGAGCCCTGTTCAAACGGTGCGTTATCAGCTGCATAATCATCTTGGCTCAGCAGCGTTGGAGTTGGACGATAAAGCGAGGGTAATCAGCTACGAAGAGTACCATCCTTATGGCACAACCGCTTTTCAGGCTATAAACGCAGCCATAAAATGCGCAGCTAAACGCTATCGGTATACTGGCATGGAGCGGGATGAGGAGAGCGGGTTGGAATACCATAGCGCGAGGTATTACGTGTCGTGGTTGGGAAGGTGGTGCAGTGCGGATCCTGAAATAATTTTTACGAACCATTTGCAAAAAAAATCCAATATGAACAATTCGTTTCAATTTGTTAATGCAAGACCTCTTATAGCAATTGATCCCGATGGCCGAGATGCGGTGATTATAGCCTATCCAGATTTTAAACCTGAGATTACAGACGGGTGGAGACCGTTAGCACTTGGACATGCCGGCATCCTTTTGATTGACAATAAAACCGGCACGACAAAATATTATGAATACGGTCGATATGATAAAGAAAAAATAGGCTTAACAAAAAATGTAAAAGTATCAAACGTCGTCATTGAGAACGGTAAACCAACAGAGGCCTCACTACAAAAAGTACTGGGAGAATTATCAAAAAAATCCGGACACGATGGAAAAATTGTCGGAGCATATATCAAAAGTAATAAGTTTGATGATATGCAGAAATATGCAGAAAATAAGATTAAAGAAAGTACCGATCCAAAACGAAAAGAGTATTCTGTATTAACTAATAATTGTGCAACCTTTGCAAAGGATGTCGCTAGGGAAGACAATAGCGTCCCTGATCCAACAATCATCAATCCTTCTCCTAATAATATCGTGGATGAATTTATTGAAGAAGGTGCTCAAAAGGTTGAATTCACTCCTTCGGCAAGTACAACTACGAAACATAAATCTGCACCCGCACATCAGCCTGTAAACAAACCATCACCAGCAAAACAGAAGAATAACTCGCAGCATACTCCTTCACATACAGATCGTAAGAACAATAAGTTACCTCCCTTGAATCATAGAAAACATCAAGAAGGGAAGAAAAAAGCGGCTATATAA